One stretch of Armigeres subalbatus isolate Guangzhou_Male chromosome 2, GZ_Asu_2, whole genome shotgun sequence DNA includes these proteins:
- the LOC134211609 gene encoding uncharacterized protein LOC134211609 isoform X1 — protein MRKRQKLLPGVSDIAVIVLLARLVLVLGQTTCNNGQGRVLYERLPNQQLQGFDDDVVRDSAPPFRVLEKCQDLCLRDRTASNNLGRACTSFDFQPGSRIASFSGSAEYEESTCYLTREQAAPEGIGNLMLVPNSVHFTEVCLSSSRPDRECPSRRYVFERHPRKKLKLPVSDIKEVTAANRSDCEDKCLNEFSFVCRSANYDSTLRSCSMSRFTRRTHPELLEDDPNSDYLENTCLNAERRCDGLVVYVKEENKRLGGPFEVEIFNNMTLEECQSLCLRAEKYFCRSIEFDDQTKQCILSEEDSVSQKDDLSISSSPTHHFYDLVCLDNQRGTDYPENSVTSHLFASGRRPDTAFQRYRNSRLGGEFHSEITGRSLSECLDECLRQTSFQCRSAVYSDRFRTCRLSRYNQRDGMRIIYDADYDYYENLMPHLVGGDSDSTNGRPDPTDWRPPYGDRDRDRDRDRVPDDRTPGRFPPGERYPPGMRPDYGSETFPGGYPSTDRYPGPTDRYPMGPGTDRYPADFDGRYPPVYDNRFPGDRYGPTDRYPDREPDLYPGGPPMRYPPPDTRYPPDPRFPPTADSRYPSDSRYPPDSRYPPDSRYPSDSRYPTDSRYPSNSRYPLPTPDSRYPMQPDSRYPLAPTGTRYPPPPYMYPNYQPGYPPPPRTPPDRGYTTDRYPPALRPIDNNRYPAPDSRYPMEPIPAQGRYPTSQHQIPLLPHKYNNNPVYDPMGYDRGYADNRGYGPYYPPSGVGRLPPPMPLPAFPDRDRGYRRPGMPDGGGYPYEIPYGPSSSGYDNTLGGGDGFGGFGPQRPYETRCDGYDSFKQMASKRKMRKQFVRRVINAPSLGVCQQECVAARDFMCRSFNYRESAPYESEGNCELSDRDSRDLDIPSSQMFETDNSDYYERSVGRGQGDECLDVAQLCNEDGMEFTLKTPEGFVGRIYAYGFYDRCFFRGNGGTVNVLRISGPGGYPECGTQRYGDTMTNIIVVQFSDNVQTGRDKRFNLTCMFRGPGEAVVTSGYIGAGSGSPIPIEYLPAENSMSNKVRLMILYQGRPTTTIAVGDPLTFRLESQDGYSHATDIFATNVVARDPYSGRSVQLIDNYGCPVDNLVFPELGRSRDSDALEARFNAFKIPESNFLVFEATVRTCRGGCQPAYCPGPSGRSEPSFGRRRRSVSENPTDFDGTAEPLIGEEMSDDDEVSIVNGTVIHDTNLNKNETKESVDSNVDDLDANASEMPEQVREMIESRAFHTLQVFQSREEMQQDTVARKMIAPQESVCLTHSEYYGLISALILLMILLISITFASGLAYRRYWKVFMKNRGLDRTSPVNSFTPSALHNVSGSQFHASGRGSSSSRGDGNIRSPGLSLFGNGLQKTFATGNLSRMCQIPVMNPISRNNGNKSEFDDPSEPIYTDPSLFERSRSLRSIAVDQTDANHV, from the exons ATGCGTAAGAGACAAAAGCTACTTCCGGGGGTGTCGGACATCGCCGTTATAGTACTATTAGCTAGATTAGTGTTAGTGTTAGGACAAACCACCTGCAATAATGGTCAGGGTCGGGTACTATACGAAAGACTGCCAAACCAACAGTTGCAAGGCTTCGACGATGACGTTGTGCGAGATTCAGCTCCACCATTTCGGGTTCTGGAGAAATGTCAAGACCTTTGCCTGCGAGATCGTACGGCGTCCAATAATTTGGGACGAGCCTGCACAAGCTTTGACTTTCAACCCGGCAGCCGGATAGCCTCCTTTAGCGGCAGTGCCGAATATGAAGAATCCACTTGCTATCTTACGCGAGAGCAAGCCGCTCCTGAGGGAATAGGAAATCTTATGCTAGTGCCGAACAGCGTTCACTTCACCGAAGTGTGTCTGTCTT CTAGTCGTCCGGATCGCGAATGCCCCAGCCGGCGATATGTATTCGAAAGACACCCGAGAAAGAAACTTAAACTGCCAGTATCCGATATCAAGGAAGTGACTGCCGCCAACCGTTCGGACTGTGAAGACAAGTGCCTTAATGAGTTTTCCTTCGTTTGTCGCTCGGCCAATTATGACTCTACGCTGCGAAGCTGTTCCATGAGTAGGTTCACTCGACGTACTCATCCGGAGCTGCTGGAAGATGATCCAAACTCGGATTACTTGGAGAACACATGTCTGAATGCCGAACGACGATGCGATGGCTTGGTGGTGTACGTAAAGGAGGAAAACAAGCGCTTGGGAGGCCCCTTCGAAGTGGAAATCTTCAACAATATGACCCTGGAGGAATGCCAATCGCTCTGTCTGAGGGCGGAAAA GTATTTCTGCCGCTCGATTGAGTTCGACGATCAAACTAAGCAGTGCATTCTCTCGGAGGAAGATTCCGTCTCACAAAAAGATGATCTCAGCATCAGCTCTAGTCCTACTCATCATTTCTATGACCTCGTATGTCTCGATAATC AACGCGGAACCGATTATCCGGAAAATTCCGTGACATCGCATTTGTTTGCCAGCGGCCGACGTCCCGATACCGCCTTTCAACGGTATCGTAACTCTAGACTAGGTGGAGAgtttcattcagaaattacgGGAAGGTCGTTGAGTGAGTGTTTGGACGAGTGCCTCCGGCAGACCAGCTTCCAGTGCCGTTCTGCGGTCTATAGCGATCGCTTTCGAACCTGCCGTCTCAGTCGATACAATCAACGGGATGGAATGCGCATCATCTACGATGCGGACTATGATTACTATGAAAATTTAATGC CACATTTAGTGGGCGGAGATTCGGATTCGACCAATGGCAGACCAGACCCCACTGATTGGAGACCACCTTATGGAG atCGTGATCGTGATCGTGATCGAGACCGTGTGCCGGATGATAGAACGCCTGGTCGCTTTCCACCAGGAGAGCGCTATCCTCCGGGGATGCGACCTGACTATGGCA GTGAAACCTTTCCAGGTGGTTATCCATCAACTGACAGATATCCTGGACCAACGGATCGCTATCCAATGGGCCCTGGAACAGATCGTTATCCAGCGGATTTCGATGGAAGATATCCACCGGTGTACGACAATCGGTTTCCAGGGGATCGCTACGGACCCACAGATCGGTATCCGGATCGTGAACCAGACCTCTATCCTGGTGGCCCTCCTATGCGTTATCCTCCTCCCGACACACGATATCCTCCTGATCCGCGATTTCCTCCAACAGCAGACTCCCGTTATCCGAGCGACTCACGATATCCTCCAGATTCGAGGTATCCTCCCGATTCACGATATCCTTCTGACTCACGCTATCCTACTGACTCTCGGTATCCCAGCAACTCTAGATACCCTCTACCCACTCCTGACTCACGCTATCCGATGCAACCAGACTCCAGATATCCCCTTGCACCAACGGGAACTCGTTATCCACCTCCTCCATATATGTATCCAAACTACCAACCAGGCTATCCACCACCTCCTCGAACTCCTCCAGATCGTGGTTACACTACTGATCGCTACCCTCCTGCCCTGAGACCAATCGACAACAACCGCTACCCAGCACCAGATTCGCGATACCCCATGGAACCAATACCGGCACAGGGTCGTTACCCAACTTCACAGCATCAGATTCCATTGCTTCCGCACAAGTACAACAACAACCCTG TATACGACCCAATGGGATACGATCGTGGATACGCAGATAATCGTGGCTACGGCCCGTACTATCCACCATCGGGGGTGGGACGCCTACCACCGCCAATGCCGCTTCCGGCGTTCCCAGATCGGGACCGTGGCTACCGACGACCGGGTATGCCCGATGGAGGAGGTTATCCGTACGAGATTCCCTATGGACCGTCCAGTTCCGGCTACGACAACACGCTTGGCGGAGGGGATGGTTTTGGGGGATTCGGACCCCAGCGCCCGTACGAAACTCGTTGCGATGGATACGACAGCTTTAAGCAGATGGCGTCCAAGCGCAAGATGCGTAAGCAGTTTGTTCGACGAGTTATAAATGCACCCTCGCTAGGGGTTTGTCAGCAGGAGTGTGTTGCGGCAAGGGATTTCATGTGCCGCAGCTTCAATTACAGGGAATCAGCTCCTTATGAATCGGAGGGCAACTGTGAGTTGAGTGATCGGGACTCTAGGGATCTGGACATACCCAGCAGCCAAATGTTCGAAACTGACAACTCAGACTATTACGAGAGATCTGTGGGACGAGGCCAAGGAGATGAATGCTTGGATG TTGCCCAACTATGTAACGAAGACGGCATGGAGTTCACTTTGAAGACACCAGAAGGATTTGTAGGTCGAATTTATGCGTATGGATTCTACGACCGTTGCTTCTTCCGAGGAAATGGAGGAACAGTAAATGTTCTGAGAATCAGTGGACCTGGAGGATATCCGGAGTGCGGAACACAGCgg TATGGAGACACGATGACCAACATAATTGTTGTGCAGTTTTCGGATAATGTTCAGACCGGTCGTGATAAGCGATTCAATCTAACTTGCATGTTCCGTGGACCTGGAGAAGCCGTTGTCACATCGGGATACATTGGAGCAGG gTCTGGAAGTCCGATCCCGATCGAATATCTACCAGCAGAAAACTCGATGAGCAACAAGGTACGACTGATGATTCTGTACCAAGGACGACCAACGACAACTATCGCTGTTGGAGACCCGTTAACATTCCGGTTGGAATCTCAGGACGGATACAGTCACGCCACTGATATCTTCGCAACGAACGTGGTAGCCCGCGATCCTTACTCCGGAAGAAGTGTACAACTGATTGATAACTACGG CTGTCCGGTGGATAATTTGGTATTCCCAGAGCTGGGGCGATCAAGAGATAGCGATGCTCTGGAAGCGAGATTCAATGCCTTTAAGATTCCTGAGTCCAACTTCTTAGTATTCGAAGCTACGGTCCGAACTTGTCGAGGAGGCTGTCAACCG GCATACTGTCCTGGGCCTAGTGGTCGATCGGAGCCGTCTTTTGGACGGCGAAGGAGGTCAGTCTCTGAAAACCCTACTGATTTCGACGGAACTGCTGAGCCACTGATTGGAGAGGAGATGAGCGATGATGATGAAGTTTCGATAGTCAACGGAACCGTCATACATGacacaaatttgaataaaaacgaAACAAAGGAAAGTGTTGATTCTAACGTAGATGACCTGGATGCGAATGCCAGTGAGATGCCAGAACAAGTACGAGAAATGATTGAG TCTCGTGCTTTTCACACTCTACAGGTCTTTCAATCACGCGAAGAGATGCAGCAGGATACGGTTGCCAGAAAAATGATTGCACCGCAAGAATCTGTCTGTTTGACCCATTCGGAATATTACGGATTAATAAGCGCTCTAATCTTGCTAATGATTCTTCTAATCAGCATTACGTTCGCTTCCGGATTAGCTTACCGCCGATACTGGAAGGTGTTCATGAAGAACCGCGGACTTGATCGAACCTCCCCAGTGAATTCGTTTACCCCTTCAGCGCTGCATAATGTATCCGGCAGCCAATTCCACGCGTCGGGTAGAGGATCTTCATCTTCCCGTGGCGATGGAAATATTCGTTCACCTGGATTGTCTCTTTTTGGAAATGGTCTTCAAAAAACTTTTGCCACGGG aaaCCTATCGCGAATGTGTCAAATTCCAGTAATGAATCCAATATCCAGAAACAATGGCAACAAAAGCGAATTCGATGACCCCAGCGAACCAATCTACACTGATCCGTCCCTCTTCGAAAGATCAAg ATCACTGCGCAGTATCGCCGTCGATCAAACCGATGCGAACCATGTTTAA
- the LOC134211609 gene encoding uncharacterized protein LOC134211609 isoform X2 — protein sequence MRKRQKLLPGVSDIAVIVLLARLVLVLGQTTCNNGQGRVLYERLPNQQLQGFDDDVVRDSAPPFRVLEKCQDLCLRDRTASNNLGRACTSFDFQPGSRIASFSGSAEYEESTCYLTREQAAPEGIGNLMLVPNSVHFTEVCLSSSRPDRECPSRRYVFERHPRKKLKLPVSDIKEVTAANRSDCEDKCLNEFSFVCRSANYDSTLRSCSMSRFTRRTHPELLEDDPNSDYLENTCLNAERRCDGLVVYVKEENKRLGGPFEVEIFNNMTLEECQSLCLRAEKYFCRSIEFDDQTKQCILSEEDSVSQKDDLSISSSPTHHFYDLVCLDNQRGTDYPENSVTSHLFASGRRPDTAFQRYRNSRLGGEFHSEITGRSLSECLDECLRQTSFQCRSAVYSDRFRTCRLSRYNQRDGMRIIYDADYDYYENLMLGGDSDSTNGRPDPTDWRPPYGDRDRDRDRDRVPDDRTPGRFPPGERYPPGMRPDYGSETFPGGYPSTDRYPGPTDRYPMGPGTDRYPADFDGRYPPVYDNRFPGDRYGPTDRYPDREPDLYPGGPPMRYPPPDTRYPPDPRFPPTADSRYPSDSRYPPDSRYPPDSRYPSDSRYPTDSRYPSNSRYPLPTPDSRYPMQPDSRYPLAPTGTRYPPPPYMYPNYQPGYPPPPRTPPDRGYTTDRYPPALRPIDNNRYPAPDSRYPMEPIPAQGRYPTSQHQIPLLPHKYNNNPVYDPMGYDRGYADNRGYGPYYPPSGVGRLPPPMPLPAFPDRDRGYRRPGMPDGGGYPYEIPYGPSSSGYDNTLGGGDGFGGFGPQRPYETRCDGYDSFKQMASKRKMRKQFVRRVINAPSLGVCQQECVAARDFMCRSFNYRESAPYESEGNCELSDRDSRDLDIPSSQMFETDNSDYYERSVGRGQGDECLDVAQLCNEDGMEFTLKTPEGFVGRIYAYGFYDRCFFRGNGGTVNVLRISGPGGYPECGTQRYGDTMTNIIVVQFSDNVQTGRDKRFNLTCMFRGPGEAVVTSGYIGAGSGSPIPIEYLPAENSMSNKVRLMILYQGRPTTTIAVGDPLTFRLESQDGYSHATDIFATNVVARDPYSGRSVQLIDNYGCPVDNLVFPELGRSRDSDALEARFNAFKIPESNFLVFEATVRTCRGGCQPAYCPGPSGRSEPSFGRRRRSVSENPTDFDGTAEPLIGEEMSDDDEVSIVNGTVIHDTNLNKNETKESVDSNVDDLDANASEMPEQVREMIESRAFHTLQVFQSREEMQQDTVARKMIAPQESVCLTHSEYYGLISALILLMILLISITFASGLAYRRYWKVFMKNRGLDRTSPVNSFTPSALHNVSGSQFHASGRGSSSSRGDGNIRSPGLSLFGNGLQKTFATGNLSRMCQIPVMNPISRNNGNKSEFDDPSEPIYTDPSLFERSRSLRSIAVDQTDANHV from the exons ATGCGTAAGAGACAAAAGCTACTTCCGGGGGTGTCGGACATCGCCGTTATAGTACTATTAGCTAGATTAGTGTTAGTGTTAGGACAAACCACCTGCAATAATGGTCAGGGTCGGGTACTATACGAAAGACTGCCAAACCAACAGTTGCAAGGCTTCGACGATGACGTTGTGCGAGATTCAGCTCCACCATTTCGGGTTCTGGAGAAATGTCAAGACCTTTGCCTGCGAGATCGTACGGCGTCCAATAATTTGGGACGAGCCTGCACAAGCTTTGACTTTCAACCCGGCAGCCGGATAGCCTCCTTTAGCGGCAGTGCCGAATATGAAGAATCCACTTGCTATCTTACGCGAGAGCAAGCCGCTCCTGAGGGAATAGGAAATCTTATGCTAGTGCCGAACAGCGTTCACTTCACCGAAGTGTGTCTGTCTT CTAGTCGTCCGGATCGCGAATGCCCCAGCCGGCGATATGTATTCGAAAGACACCCGAGAAAGAAACTTAAACTGCCAGTATCCGATATCAAGGAAGTGACTGCCGCCAACCGTTCGGACTGTGAAGACAAGTGCCTTAATGAGTTTTCCTTCGTTTGTCGCTCGGCCAATTATGACTCTACGCTGCGAAGCTGTTCCATGAGTAGGTTCACTCGACGTACTCATCCGGAGCTGCTGGAAGATGATCCAAACTCGGATTACTTGGAGAACACATGTCTGAATGCCGAACGACGATGCGATGGCTTGGTGGTGTACGTAAAGGAGGAAAACAAGCGCTTGGGAGGCCCCTTCGAAGTGGAAATCTTCAACAATATGACCCTGGAGGAATGCCAATCGCTCTGTCTGAGGGCGGAAAA GTATTTCTGCCGCTCGATTGAGTTCGACGATCAAACTAAGCAGTGCATTCTCTCGGAGGAAGATTCCGTCTCACAAAAAGATGATCTCAGCATCAGCTCTAGTCCTACTCATCATTTCTATGACCTCGTATGTCTCGATAATC AACGCGGAACCGATTATCCGGAAAATTCCGTGACATCGCATTTGTTTGCCAGCGGCCGACGTCCCGATACCGCCTTTCAACGGTATCGTAACTCTAGACTAGGTGGAGAgtttcattcagaaattacgGGAAGGTCGTTGAGTGAGTGTTTGGACGAGTGCCTCCGGCAGACCAGCTTCCAGTGCCGTTCTGCGGTCTATAGCGATCGCTTTCGAACCTGCCGTCTCAGTCGATACAATCAACGGGATGGAATGCGCATCATCTACGATGCGGACTATGATTACTATGAAAATTTAATGC TGGGCGGAGATTCGGATTCGACCAATGGCAGACCAGACCCCACTGATTGGAGACCACCTTATGGAG atCGTGATCGTGATCGTGATCGAGACCGTGTGCCGGATGATAGAACGCCTGGTCGCTTTCCACCAGGAGAGCGCTATCCTCCGGGGATGCGACCTGACTATGGCA GTGAAACCTTTCCAGGTGGTTATCCATCAACTGACAGATATCCTGGACCAACGGATCGCTATCCAATGGGCCCTGGAACAGATCGTTATCCAGCGGATTTCGATGGAAGATATCCACCGGTGTACGACAATCGGTTTCCAGGGGATCGCTACGGACCCACAGATCGGTATCCGGATCGTGAACCAGACCTCTATCCTGGTGGCCCTCCTATGCGTTATCCTCCTCCCGACACACGATATCCTCCTGATCCGCGATTTCCTCCAACAGCAGACTCCCGTTATCCGAGCGACTCACGATATCCTCCAGATTCGAGGTATCCTCCCGATTCACGATATCCTTCTGACTCACGCTATCCTACTGACTCTCGGTATCCCAGCAACTCTAGATACCCTCTACCCACTCCTGACTCACGCTATCCGATGCAACCAGACTCCAGATATCCCCTTGCACCAACGGGAACTCGTTATCCACCTCCTCCATATATGTATCCAAACTACCAACCAGGCTATCCACCACCTCCTCGAACTCCTCCAGATCGTGGTTACACTACTGATCGCTACCCTCCTGCCCTGAGACCAATCGACAACAACCGCTACCCAGCACCAGATTCGCGATACCCCATGGAACCAATACCGGCACAGGGTCGTTACCCAACTTCACAGCATCAGATTCCATTGCTTCCGCACAAGTACAACAACAACCCTG TATACGACCCAATGGGATACGATCGTGGATACGCAGATAATCGTGGCTACGGCCCGTACTATCCACCATCGGGGGTGGGACGCCTACCACCGCCAATGCCGCTTCCGGCGTTCCCAGATCGGGACCGTGGCTACCGACGACCGGGTATGCCCGATGGAGGAGGTTATCCGTACGAGATTCCCTATGGACCGTCCAGTTCCGGCTACGACAACACGCTTGGCGGAGGGGATGGTTTTGGGGGATTCGGACCCCAGCGCCCGTACGAAACTCGTTGCGATGGATACGACAGCTTTAAGCAGATGGCGTCCAAGCGCAAGATGCGTAAGCAGTTTGTTCGACGAGTTATAAATGCACCCTCGCTAGGGGTTTGTCAGCAGGAGTGTGTTGCGGCAAGGGATTTCATGTGCCGCAGCTTCAATTACAGGGAATCAGCTCCTTATGAATCGGAGGGCAACTGTGAGTTGAGTGATCGGGACTCTAGGGATCTGGACATACCCAGCAGCCAAATGTTCGAAACTGACAACTCAGACTATTACGAGAGATCTGTGGGACGAGGCCAAGGAGATGAATGCTTGGATG TTGCCCAACTATGTAACGAAGACGGCATGGAGTTCACTTTGAAGACACCAGAAGGATTTGTAGGTCGAATTTATGCGTATGGATTCTACGACCGTTGCTTCTTCCGAGGAAATGGAGGAACAGTAAATGTTCTGAGAATCAGTGGACCTGGAGGATATCCGGAGTGCGGAACACAGCgg TATGGAGACACGATGACCAACATAATTGTTGTGCAGTTTTCGGATAATGTTCAGACCGGTCGTGATAAGCGATTCAATCTAACTTGCATGTTCCGTGGACCTGGAGAAGCCGTTGTCACATCGGGATACATTGGAGCAGG gTCTGGAAGTCCGATCCCGATCGAATATCTACCAGCAGAAAACTCGATGAGCAACAAGGTACGACTGATGATTCTGTACCAAGGACGACCAACGACAACTATCGCTGTTGGAGACCCGTTAACATTCCGGTTGGAATCTCAGGACGGATACAGTCACGCCACTGATATCTTCGCAACGAACGTGGTAGCCCGCGATCCTTACTCCGGAAGAAGTGTACAACTGATTGATAACTACGG CTGTCCGGTGGATAATTTGGTATTCCCAGAGCTGGGGCGATCAAGAGATAGCGATGCTCTGGAAGCGAGATTCAATGCCTTTAAGATTCCTGAGTCCAACTTCTTAGTATTCGAAGCTACGGTCCGAACTTGTCGAGGAGGCTGTCAACCG GCATACTGTCCTGGGCCTAGTGGTCGATCGGAGCCGTCTTTTGGACGGCGAAGGAGGTCAGTCTCTGAAAACCCTACTGATTTCGACGGAACTGCTGAGCCACTGATTGGAGAGGAGATGAGCGATGATGATGAAGTTTCGATAGTCAACGGAACCGTCATACATGacacaaatttgaataaaaacgaAACAAAGGAAAGTGTTGATTCTAACGTAGATGACCTGGATGCGAATGCCAGTGAGATGCCAGAACAAGTACGAGAAATGATTGAG TCTCGTGCTTTTCACACTCTACAGGTCTTTCAATCACGCGAAGAGATGCAGCAGGATACGGTTGCCAGAAAAATGATTGCACCGCAAGAATCTGTCTGTTTGACCCATTCGGAATATTACGGATTAATAAGCGCTCTAATCTTGCTAATGATTCTTCTAATCAGCATTACGTTCGCTTCCGGATTAGCTTACCGCCGATACTGGAAGGTGTTCATGAAGAACCGCGGACTTGATCGAACCTCCCCAGTGAATTCGTTTACCCCTTCAGCGCTGCATAATGTATCCGGCAGCCAATTCCACGCGTCGGGTAGAGGATCTTCATCTTCCCGTGGCGATGGAAATATTCGTTCACCTGGATTGTCTCTTTTTGGAAATGGTCTTCAAAAAACTTTTGCCACGGG aaaCCTATCGCGAATGTGTCAAATTCCAGTAATGAATCCAATATCCAGAAACAATGGCAACAAAAGCGAATTCGATGACCCCAGCGAACCAATCTACACTGATCCGTCCCTCTTCGAAAGATCAAg ATCACTGCGCAGTATCGCCGTCGATCAAACCGATGCGAACCATGTTTAA